One genomic window of Bradyrhizobium sp. CCGE-LA001 includes the following:
- the flgI gene encoding flagellar basal body P-ring protein FlgI: MTRILLALVLLFAATSAHAAVRIKDIADIKGLRENQIVGYGLVIGLNGTGDTLRNAPFTEQSLQSMLENMGINVRNEATSTNNPTRPTTLRTRNVAAVMVTADLPPSIGAGERMDVTVSSLGDATSLLGGTLVMTSLRAADGAVYAVAQGAITVAGYSVGGQAQNVSQGTPTAGRIPNGALVEREVQGSLHEMEFLVLELKNPDFVTATRILDAINRYAGGRYRAQIAFERDYRTIVLSKPRHIGPVRFLAEIGELTVEPDTPARVVINERTGTVVIGRDVRISTVAVTHGNLTVRVTEMPVVSQPAPFSRGQTVVVPQTVVEANEAGSQVAILSGVDLQRLVRGLNQIGLKPSGIIAILQAIKTAGALQADVIVQ, translated from the coding sequence ATGACCAGAATCCTGCTCGCGCTCGTCCTCCTCTTCGCCGCCACCAGCGCCCACGCCGCCGTCCGCATCAAGGACATCGCGGACATCAAGGGACTGCGCGAGAACCAGATCGTCGGCTATGGCCTCGTCATCGGCCTGAACGGCACCGGGGACACGCTGCGCAATGCGCCGTTCACGGAGCAATCCTTGCAATCGATGCTCGAGAACATGGGCATCAACGTCAGGAACGAGGCGACGAGCACCAACAATCCCACCCGGCCGACCACGCTGCGCACGCGCAACGTCGCGGCCGTGATGGTGACCGCGGACCTGCCGCCGTCGATCGGCGCCGGCGAGCGGATGGACGTGACCGTGTCGTCGCTTGGCGATGCGACCTCACTGCTCGGCGGCACGTTGGTGATGACATCGCTGCGGGCGGCGGACGGCGCGGTCTATGCGGTGGCGCAGGGCGCGATCACGGTGGCCGGCTACAGTGTCGGCGGCCAGGCACAGAACGTCAGCCAGGGCACGCCGACCGCGGGACGCATTCCGAACGGCGCGCTGGTCGAGCGCGAGGTGCAGGGCAGTCTCCACGAGATGGAATTCCTGGTGCTGGAGCTCAAGAACCCCGACTTCGTCACCGCGACGCGCATCCTCGACGCCATCAACCGCTATGCCGGCGGCCGGTATCGCGCACAGATCGCCTTCGAACGCGACTATCGTACGATCGTGCTGTCGAAGCCGCGCCACATCGGCCCGGTCCGGTTCCTGGCGGAAATCGGCGAGCTGACGGTCGAGCCGGATACGCCGGCGCGGGTGGTGATCAACGAGCGCACCGGCACGGTGGTGATCGGACGCGACGTGAGGATATCGACCGTTGCCGTGACGCACGGCAATCTGACGGTTCGCGTCACGGAGATGCCGGTGGTTTCGCAGCCGGCGCCGTTCTCGCGTGGGCAGACCGTCGTCGTTCCGCAGACGGTGGTCGAGGCTAACGAGGCCGGATCGCAGGTGGCGATCCTCAGCGGCGTTGACCTCCAGCGCCTGGTCCGCGGGCTCAACCAGATCGGCTTGAAGCCGTCAGGCATCATCGCCATCCTCCAGGCGATCAAGACGGCCGGCGCGCTCCAGGCCGACGTCATCGTGCAATGA
- the flgA gene encoding flagellar basal body P-ring formation chaperone FlgA, translating into MRGVAAVLLVLVSARLAAAEEKRLPVPAVSIRTGELIRDDMIIERGFAPNLLGVAMFIEGRQVLVGRMARRTLLPGQPIPTNAVEDPWTVARGAMVKVVVEDSGLSIVTYGSAMQSGAAGALIPVRNTDTGVIIRGVVQPDGTVKVVDGS; encoded by the coding sequence ATGCGCGGGGTGGCCGCCGTGCTGCTGGTGCTCGTCTCGGCGCGCCTTGCCGCGGCCGAGGAGAAGCGGCTGCCGGTGCCGGCCGTCTCGATCCGGACGGGCGAATTGATCCGGGACGACATGATCATCGAGCGCGGCTTTGCGCCGAATCTGCTCGGCGTCGCCATGTTCATCGAAGGACGTCAGGTCCTGGTCGGCCGCATGGCCCGGCGCACGCTGTTGCCGGGCCAGCCGATCCCGACCAATGCGGTGGAGGATCCCTGGACGGTCGCTCGCGGCGCCATGGTCAAGGTCGTGGTCGAAGACAGCGGCCTGTCCATCGTCACCTACGGCTCGGCGATGCAGTCGGGCGCGGCCGGCGCGCTCATTCCGGTGCGCAATACCGACACCGGCGTGATCATCAGGGGTGTCGTGCAGCCGGACGGCACGGTCAAGGTCGTGGACGGGTCATGA
- the flhB gene encoding flagellar biosynthesis protein FlhB codes for MAETSDKESRTEEPTEKKVRDALEQGKIPVSREASILASMAALMVILSFLIGQGVQQLTPTLKSFLDDPEGFPLTTGADAQNLLTVVGLQALQFLMPLIVIMMAFGLASSLLQNAPRLVLDRIKPDLSRISPVSGWSRLFGSQGLVEFAKSLFKLASVTAVVAFVLRSSEAKAFEAMYTDPVALPEMILNIAMRIVSAICIATIVLVAIDLAWSRFHWRRELRMTKQEIKDEHKQAEGDPLIKARLRSLARDRSRQRMIASAARATLVIANPTHFAIALRYKREENAAPLVVAKGMDVIALKIREVAEQNRIPVIENKALARALYEAVQVDQVIPAEFFRPVAEIIYFLQSKQAARSEKVP; via the coding sequence ATGGCAGAAACATCCGACAAGGAGAGCAGAACAGAAGAGCCGACCGAGAAGAAAGTCCGTGATGCGCTCGAGCAGGGCAAAATTCCGGTCTCTCGGGAGGCTTCCATCCTCGCCTCGATGGCGGCGTTGATGGTGATCCTGTCTTTCCTGATCGGCCAGGGCGTGCAGCAACTGACGCCGACGCTGAAGAGCTTTCTCGACGATCCCGAAGGCTTCCCGCTCACGACGGGGGCGGATGCGCAGAACCTGCTCACCGTGGTGGGCCTGCAGGCGCTGCAATTCCTGATGCCGCTGATCGTCATCATGATGGCGTTCGGCCTTGCATCCTCGCTGCTGCAGAATGCGCCGCGCCTCGTGCTCGACCGCATCAAGCCGGACTTGTCGCGCATCTCCCCGGTCAGCGGCTGGAGCCGGCTGTTCGGATCGCAAGGCCTGGTCGAGTTCGCCAAGTCGCTGTTCAAGCTTGCCTCGGTGACCGCCGTCGTCGCCTTCGTGCTGCGATCGTCGGAAGCGAAGGCATTCGAGGCGATGTACACCGATCCGGTTGCGCTGCCGGAGATGATCCTCAACATCGCGATGCGGATCGTATCGGCGATCTGCATCGCGACCATCGTCCTGGTCGCGATCGATCTCGCCTGGTCGCGCTTCCACTGGCGGCGCGAGCTCCGCATGACCAAGCAGGAGATCAAGGACGAGCACAAGCAGGCGGAAGGCGATCCGCTGATCAAGGCACGTTTGCGCTCGCTCGCGCGTGACCGCTCGCGCCAGCGCATGATCGCCTCCGCCGCGCGCGCAACGCTGGTGATCGCGAATCCGACGCACTTCGCGATCGCGCTGCGCTACAAGCGCGAGGAGAACGCCGCGCCGCTCGTGGTCGCCAAGGGCATGGACGTGATCGCGCTGAAGATCCGCGAAGTCGCCGAGCAGAACCGAATTCCCGTTATCGAGAACAAGGCGCTGGCGCGCGCACTCTACGAAGCGGTTCAGGTCGATCAGGTGATCCCGGCGGAATTCTTCCGTCCCGTCGCCGAGATCATCTATTTCCTCCAGTCCAAGCAGGCGGCGCGGTCCGAGAAGGTCCCATAG
- a CDS encoding flagellar basal body-associated FliL family protein, translating into MRLIAAIVVLTLVAIGAGALAGLHLFAAAERAADAKKSAAPPPLASSYTGSARLRKLSPIVTNLAAPANNWARVEASMVTESMSDEDAGILAAHISEDIVTYLRSASVVQFEGSRGLQHLRDDLIERANIRSSGKVRELIIETLVIQ; encoded by the coding sequence ATGCGCCTGATCGCGGCCATCGTCGTGCTGACCCTCGTCGCGATCGGTGCGGGTGCGCTGGCCGGCCTGCATCTGTTTGCGGCGGCCGAGCGTGCCGCCGACGCGAAGAAGAGCGCCGCGCCGCCGCCGCTGGCCTCGAGCTACACCGGCAGCGCACGGCTTCGAAAACTGTCGCCGATCGTGACCAATCTGGCCGCACCGGCCAACAACTGGGCCCGCGTCGAGGCTTCCATGGTGACCGAGAGCATGAGCGACGAGGATGCCGGCATCCTGGCTGCGCACATCAGCGAGGACATCGTCACTTATTTGCGCTCCGCCTCGGTCGTTCAGTTCGAGGGATCGCGCGGCCTCCAGCACCTGCGCGACGACCTCATCGAGCGCGCCAATATCCGCTCCTCTGGAAAGGTCCGCGAATTGATCATTGAGACGTTGGTGATCCAGTGA
- a CDS encoding MotE family protein: protein MLKLDHKAKLLLVAVWTLAGASPVLALDEAKPSKPLNLLSFARARAAGPPKPATPIPGADDIRATAWAAEDSSPAVTGAVPAAETPAPAPAPVRAAKPGAVTAPPKPPAPQATVPADNEVALFCSNVADPAVDARLAWQLKELEKAESLLRERIAEVETKRAEYEKWMALRDEFLKKAEASVVEIYSRMKPEAAATQIAGMADETAAAVLAKLSPRSSSAIFNEMDTARAAHLADLLGGMRRADDGKTR from the coding sequence ATGCTGAAGCTGGATCACAAAGCCAAACTCCTCCTCGTCGCGGTGTGGACGCTTGCGGGCGCTTCGCCTGTGTTGGCGCTGGACGAGGCGAAGCCGTCGAAGCCGCTCAACCTGTTGTCCTTCGCGCGCGCCCGTGCAGCCGGGCCGCCGAAGCCGGCGACCCCGATTCCGGGCGCAGACGACATCCGTGCCACCGCGTGGGCGGCCGAGGATTCAAGCCCCGCCGTCACCGGCGCAGTACCGGCTGCCGAGACGCCCGCGCCGGCGCCGGCGCCTGTCCGTGCAGCCAAGCCCGGTGCCGTTACAGCGCCGCCGAAGCCCCCAGCGCCACAGGCCACTGTCCCCGCCGACAACGAGGTCGCGTTGTTCTGTAGCAACGTCGCCGATCCCGCCGTCGATGCAAGACTGGCCTGGCAGCTCAAGGAGCTGGAGAAGGCCGAGAGCCTGCTGCGCGAGCGCATCGCCGAGGTCGAAACCAAGCGTGCCGAATACGAGAAGTGGATGGCGCTACGCGACGAGTTCCTGAAGAAGGCCGAAGCCAGCGTGGTCGAGATCTATTCGCGCATGAAGCCCGAGGCTGCCGCAACCCAGATCGCCGGAATGGCCGACGAGACCGCCGCCGCCGTGCTGGCCAAGCTCAGTCCGCGGAGCTCGAGTGCGATCTTCAACGAGATGGATACGGCGCGCGCGGCGCACCTTGCGGACCTGCTCGGCGGGATGCGCCGCGCGGACGACGGAAAGACCAGATAG
- the flgB gene encoding flagellar basal body rod protein FlgB produces MGPLYLFELASSQARYLELRQSTIATNVANANTPGFKARDVEPFNKVLDGMPVRLAMTSPSHMQLSAAETDTRKIDKKDSWEVVHSGNSVSLEQEMIKGSDVSRDYSMNSAIVRSFHRMVLSSAKA; encoded by the coding sequence GTGGGACCGCTTTATCTCTTCGAACTGGCATCGTCGCAGGCGCGCTATCTCGAGCTCCGCCAGTCGACCATCGCCACCAACGTCGCCAACGCCAACACGCCGGGTTTCAAGGCGCGCGACGTCGAGCCCTTCAACAAGGTGCTCGATGGCATGCCGGTCAGGCTCGCGATGACGTCGCCATCGCACATGCAGCTGTCCGCAGCGGAGACCGACACGCGCAAGATCGACAAGAAGGACAGTTGGGAAGTCGTGCACTCCGGCAACTCCGTCAGCCTCGAGCAGGAGATGATCAAGGGCAGCGACGTCAGTCGCGACTATTCGATGAACTCGGCGATCGTGCGCTCGTTCCACCGCATGGTCCTGTCGAGCGCAAAGGCCTGA
- the flgG gene encoding flagellar basal-body rod protein FlgG — MKSLAIAATGMNAQQTNVEVIANNIANINSTSYKRARAEFTDLFYQMDRMQGVANVNGSSPIPEGSNLGLGVKSAAIRKLHIQGALTQTGNPYDLAINGRGWFQVLGPNNEVQYTRAGSFNTNANGQLVTIDGYLLDPAITVPQGTVEVTVNQTGQMFAKLDTEINPRQIGQLNLANFANEAGLEPLGSNLYRETTASGTPVVGLPGDAGYGKINQRYLEASNVDPVKEITELISAQRAYEMNAKVIQASDEMASTVSKGMR; from the coding sequence GTGAAATCGCTCGCCATCGCGGCCACGGGCATGAATGCCCAGCAGACCAACGTCGAGGTCATCGCCAACAACATCGCCAACATCAACTCGACCTCGTACAAGCGGGCGCGTGCGGAGTTCACCGATCTGTTCTATCAGATGGACCGCATGCAGGGCGTCGCCAACGTCAACGGCTCCTCGCCGATCCCGGAAGGCAGCAATCTCGGCCTCGGCGTCAAGTCGGCGGCGATCCGCAAGCTGCACATCCAGGGTGCGCTGACGCAGACCGGAAATCCCTACGACCTCGCGATCAACGGCCGCGGCTGGTTTCAGGTGCTCGGCCCGAACAACGAGGTGCAATACACGCGCGCGGGCTCGTTCAACACCAATGCCAACGGCCAGCTCGTCACGATCGACGGCTATCTGCTGGATCCCGCGATCACGGTGCCGCAGGGAACGGTCGAGGTCACGGTCAACCAGACCGGCCAGATGTTCGCCAAGCTGGACACCGAAATCAATCCGCGGCAGATCGGCCAGCTCAATCTCGCCAATTTCGCCAACGAAGCAGGCCTCGAGCCGCTCGGCAGCAATCTCTACCGCGAGACCACGGCCTCCGGCACCCCCGTGGTCGGGCTGCCCGGCGACGCCGGCTACGGCAAGATCAACCAGCGCTACCTCGAGGCCTCCAACGTCGATCCGGTCAAGGAAATCACCGAGCTGATCTCGGCCCAGCGCGCCTACGAAATGAACGCCAAGGTCATCCAGGCCTCGGATGAAATGGCCTCGACGGTCTCGAAGGGCATGCGCTAG
- the flgC gene encoding flagellar basal body rod protein FlgC, with protein sequence MLDSLQSSLTVASSGLEAQSTRMRIVSENLANATSTGRTAGADPYQRKTITFDAAMDRASGAQLAKVKEIGVDTTPYRVEYDPGHPAADKAGYVKLPNVNMMIEMADMREVNRSYEANLQVVKQVRSMLGMTIDLLRS encoded by the coding sequence ATGCTGGACTCCCTACAATCGTCATTGACGGTCGCAAGCTCCGGGCTCGAAGCGCAATCGACCCGTATGCGCATTGTCTCGGAAAACCTCGCGAACGCGACCTCGACCGGGCGCACCGCCGGCGCCGATCCGTATCAGCGCAAGACCATCACGTTCGATGCCGCCATGGATCGGGCCTCGGGCGCGCAGCTTGCGAAGGTAAAGGAAATCGGGGTCGACACAACGCCGTATCGTGTCGAGTACGATCCGGGGCATCCCGCCGCCGACAAGGCTGGCTACGTCAAGCTGCCGAACGTCAACATGATGATCGAGATGGCCGACATGCGCGAGGTCAACCGGTCCTATGAAGCCAATCTCCAGGTCGTGAAGCAGGTGAGATCGATGCTTGGCATGACCATCGATCTCCTGAGGAGCTGA
- the flgH gene encoding flagellar basal body L-ring protein FlgH, which yields MKKPILILALASVALGGCYHDPAEVLTGPRLSPVGSGLRTQADPIPVTPRMRTPVSYRSTWDDGTDLYRDPRARRTGDVVTVIISMQDKAKLDNKTDRSRDSQIKFGLDWLMDVAGWKDTGSANANLSTNTQIKGNGQIDRTEDIKLSIAAIVTDVLPNGNMMISGSQEFRVNTEMRVLNVGGIVRPRDISRANTISYDKIAEARVSYGGRGNLSDVQQPGWGHRIYDAVAPF from the coding sequence ATGAAGAAGCCGATCCTCATCCTCGCGCTCGCATCTGTGGCCCTGGGGGGATGCTACCACGACCCGGCCGAAGTCCTGACCGGCCCGAGACTGTCCCCGGTCGGCAGCGGCCTGCGGACGCAGGCCGATCCGATCCCGGTGACGCCCCGGATGCGCACGCCCGTCAGCTATCGCTCGACCTGGGACGACGGCACCGATCTCTATCGCGATCCCCGGGCACGGCGCACCGGCGACGTCGTGACGGTGATCATCTCGATGCAGGACAAGGCCAAGCTCGACAACAAGACCGACCGCTCACGCGATTCGCAGATCAAGTTCGGGCTCGACTGGCTGATGGACGTGGCCGGATGGAAAGACACGGGCTCGGCCAACGCCAATCTCAGTACCAATACCCAGATCAAGGGCAACGGTCAGATCGATCGCACCGAGGACATCAAGCTGTCCATCGCGGCCATCGTCACCGACGTGTTGCCGAACGGCAATATGATGATCAGCGGCTCGCAGGAATTTCGCGTCAACACCGAGATGCGCGTGCTCAACGTCGGCGGCATCGTGCGCCCGCGCGACATCTCGCGGGCCAACACGATCTCCTACGACAAGATCGCCGAGGCGCGCGTGTCCTATGGCGGTCGCGGAAATCTGTCTGACGTGCAACAGCCTGGATGGGGACATCGGATCTATGACGCCGTGGCTCCATTCTGA
- a CDS encoding flagellar motor switch protein FliG produces the protein MAAQVGIAPVKPRGVATLGGTEKVAALLLAMGRQAAASVLQQFEPQEIRIVTKAAAELRPITAQELEGIVEEFAQQFSMGANILGTLGGLEAVLGDVLPADQVSQIMSDLLGNSSRSVWDRVSSVSENSLASYLSKEHPQTAALILSKVKPACAAKVMSQLPSSLRNELMRRVLSLKPIVDDAMRIIEKTLHEDLTLNFARNLGADTYARVADIINKMERGHIEDMLKSLSEKRPKSAEVLKELLFTFDDVTNLTPKARTMIFDQVPTDRIVVALKGTDKNFRELILSSVASRVRRVVEHELAIGEPSNQRDVLEARRVITDLALDLAEKGEIELNPEQEDELVFR, from the coding sequence ATGGCGGCACAGGTCGGCATCGCTCCCGTCAAGCCGCGAGGCGTCGCCACGCTGGGCGGCACGGAGAAGGTCGCGGCGCTCCTGCTGGCCATGGGGCGGCAGGCGGCCGCGAGCGTGCTTCAGCAGTTCGAACCGCAGGAGATCCGCATCGTCACCAAGGCCGCGGCCGAGCTGCGGCCGATCACGGCGCAGGAGCTGGAGGGGATCGTCGAGGAGTTCGCCCAGCAATTCTCGATGGGCGCCAACATCCTCGGCACGCTCGGCGGCCTGGAAGCCGTGCTCGGCGACGTGCTTCCGGCCGACCAGGTTTCGCAGATCATGTCCGACCTGCTCGGCAATTCGAGCCGGTCGGTCTGGGACCGGGTATCGTCGGTGTCCGAAAACTCGCTGGCGAGCTATCTCTCCAAGGAGCATCCGCAGACGGCGGCGCTGATCCTGTCCAAGGTCAAGCCGGCCTGCGCTGCCAAGGTCATGAGCCAGCTGCCCTCGAGCCTGCGCAACGAGCTGATGCGGCGCGTCCTGAGCCTCAAGCCGATCGTCGACGACGCCATGCGCATCATCGAGAAGACGCTGCATGAGGACCTGACGCTCAACTTCGCCCGCAACCTTGGCGCCGATACCTACGCCCGCGTCGCCGACATCATCAACAAGATGGAGCGTGGCCACATCGAGGACATGCTGAAGAGCCTGTCGGAGAAGCGGCCGAAATCGGCCGAAGTGCTGAAGGAGCTGCTCTTCACCTTCGACGACGTCACAAACCTGACGCCGAAGGCACGCACCATGATCTTCGACCAGGTGCCGACCGACCGCATCGTCGTCGCACTGAAGGGGACCGACAAGAACTTCCGCGAGCTGATCCTGTCCTCGGTCGCCTCGCGCGTCCGCCGCGTCGTCGAGCACGAGCTCGCCATCGGCGAGCCGTCGAACCAGCGCGACGTACTGGAAGCGCGGCGCGTGATCACCGATCTCGCGCTCGACCTCGCGGAGAAGGGTGAAATCGAGCTCAATCCCGAGCAGGAGGATGAGCTGGTCTTCCGCTGA
- a CDS encoding flagellar hook-basal body complex protein FliE: protein MLEAISSTAISAGQAASRATETQAISPAATTAIQSGDELGFESVMKQVTTDAIGTLKAGEAASISAMQGKESTRRVVEALMSAEQALQTAVAVRDKVVQAYQEVVRMSI from the coding sequence ATGCTTGAGGCAATTTCATCGACGGCGATCTCCGCGGGCCAGGCGGCAAGCCGGGCGACCGAGACGCAGGCGATCTCGCCGGCGGCGACGACCGCGATTCAGTCCGGTGACGAGCTCGGCTTCGAATCGGTGATGAAGCAGGTGACGACCGACGCGATCGGAACGCTCAAGGCGGGCGAGGCGGCGTCGATCTCGGCGATGCAGGGCAAGGAATCGACGCGGCGCGTCGTGGAGGCGCTGATGTCGGCCGAGCAGGCCTTGCAGACCGCGGTCGCCGTTCGCGACAAGGTCGTGCAGGCCTATCAAGAAGTCGTTCGGATGTCGATTTGA